In one Amia ocellicauda isolate fAmiCal2 chromosome 2, fAmiCal2.hap1, whole genome shotgun sequence genomic region, the following are encoded:
- the LOC136761787 gene encoding polymeric immunoglobulin receptor, producing MALIVFLLLASFPGGDAVSTLRKTSVLRGASVTIPCHYEDKYKSHVKYWCSGYYWTSCESLKRTDSLITQSDKVSISDDPAQGVFTVTMRGLKTGDTGWYWCAVEIGGYGTPDDRASLYLTVTEDATVLYVVHATVTGQIGGEVSVQCRYGHPYRSRQKQWCRSGDWSSCQTAGSPGTTGHGSVLITDHTAEGLFSVTVSGLRPEDQGWYWCDIGDQQLPVYLSVTNALETTTQNQLETRALPSSPVVCRSRTRSISIVSGALCVLVLALFTAVTLLRNKQQRSGTLSTKAIDQHTLQDSPDGCNADSVQPSAEDIYQCMNGVKTQISQDDAQVPSRHTLHTLHVFPR from the exons ATGGCTCTGAttgtcttcctcctcctcgctAGTTTTCCAG gtggTGACGCCGTGTCAACACTGAGAAAGACCAGTGTCCTGAGAGGAGCATCAGTCACCATCCCTTGTCACTATGAGGACAAATACAAAAGCCATGTGAAATACTGGTGCTCTGGATATTACTGGACAAGCTGTGAGTCTCTAAAAAGGACTGACTCTCTAATCACACAGAGTGATAAAGTGTCCATCTCTGATGATCCAGCCCAGGGAGTCTTCACTGTGACCATGAGGGGACTGAAGACGGGGGACACAGGCTGGTACTGGTGTGCTGTGGAGATAGGGGGGTACGGCACACCTGATGACAGAGCATCCCTGTACCTCACAGTTACTGAAG ACGCTACAGTGCTGTATGTGGTCCATGCCACAGTAACAGGACAGATAGGAGGGGAGGTCAGTGTCCAGTGTCGATATGGACACCCATACCGGTCCAGACAGAAACAGTGGTGCAGGAGTGGAGACTGGAGCTCCTGTCAGACAGCAGGAAGCCCTGGGACTACAGGACACGGCTCTGTCCTGATCACTGACCACACAGCGGAGGGACTCTTCAGTGTGACTGTGAGCGGACTGCGGCCGGAGGACCAAGGCTGGTACTGGTGTGATATAGGGGATCAACAGCTTCCTGTTTACCTCAGTGTCACTAACG cttTGGAAACTACGACACAAAACCAACTAGAAACCCG TGCTTTGCCTTCCAGCCCGGTAGTATGTCGATCCAGGACTCGCAGTATCAGCATAGTCTCCGGAGCGCTCTGTGTGCTGGTGCTAGCCTTATTCACTGCGGTGACATTACTGCGGAATAAACAGC AGAGAAGTGGTACATTGTCTACTAAAGCGATTGATCAACATACCTTACAGGATAGTCCTGAT GGATGTAATGCTGATTCCGTACAGCCTTCTGCTGAAGATATATACCAGTGCATGAATGGTGTGAAGACCCAGATATCACAGGACGATGCTCAGGTGCCCTCTCGCCACACTCTCCACACTCTCCATGTTTTTCCACGCTGA
- the LOC136761754 gene encoding uncharacterized protein LOC136761754 — protein sequence MERMGLALGLRKWVKIIYSGLSSRVLVNRHLTEPFPVRSGVRQGCPLSALLYVLCLEPFMQAIRRDVRVTGFHLPGSGGEQLKALAYMDDVAVVCTDAPSVARVEELLDGFCRATGAAVNKAKSEVYLSRAWPVGRGPPTVFPVKPFIKVLGITIDGTNTGTRSWEEAIAKVQRKIHGWSTRTLTMAGKVLVIKAILFPILLYVGMIFPPDKVIAKLVTRIIFRFVWGSKMERLKRVQMVKGTLDGGRGVPDVVRLIKAQGLAYVVKNIQAAGKKVSFMNRFYFASSLRPFGLCAMDNTRPHSWDPPPFYRALRAFALEVGLHKVVLASWDYKTICSQMRSTQETSRIEDFPPETCRFIWANATHVCLTNTQKDVSWMAVSRCLPTRVFMHRRGIAPYDTCPYKGCLGKETEAHIFSECPSAHRVWLLFSPFLHRFAVPARATAQQILYGPAKGISTSTLRCWWRVVCAVKQALWEGRNICLFNKQELDPIVIARRGMVFVKDYVNLEVHQRGKEEAFKNWRIQDLGELRIP from the coding sequence atggagaggatgggtctcgctcttggcctgaggaagtgggttaagatcatctacagcggcctaagcagcagggtccttgtgaaccgccacctgaccgaaccatttccggtcaggtcgggggtccggcagggttgtcccctgtcggccctgctgtacgtcctctgcttggagccgttcatgcaggcgatccgccgggacgtccgggtgacaggtttccatctcccgggttccggcggagagcaactgaaggccctggcctatatggacgacgtggccgtggtctgcacggacgctccgtccgtggccagggtcgaggaactgctggacggcttctgcagggcgacgggggccgctgtgaacaaggccaagagcgaggtctacctctccagggcatggcctgtcggccggggcccgccgaccgtgttccctgtgaagccgtttatcaaggttctggggatcacgatcgacgggaccaacacgggcacccggagctgggaggaggccatagcaaaggtccaaaggaagatccacggctggagcacaaggaccttgacgatggctggtaaggtgctggtcataaaggccatcctcttcccgatactcctctacgtaggaatgatcttccccccagacaaggttatcgcaaaactagtgacccgaattatatttcggtttgtctgggggagcaaaatggagaggctgaaaagagtgcagatggtgaagggtaccctggatggaggcaggggggtcccggacgttgtgcggctgataaaggcgcaggggctggcctatgtggtcaagaacatccaggctgctggcaagaaagtgagttttatgaaccgcttctattttgccagcagcctgagaccattcggcctctgcgccatggataacaccaggccgcactcgtgggatcccccgccgttctacagggcgctccgagcctttgcgctcgaagtaggcctccataaagtcgtgctggcctcctgggattataagaccatctgtagtcagatgagatctacccaggagaccagccggatagaagatttccctcccgaaacctgccggtttatctgggctaacgctacgcacgtttgcctcacgaatacgcagaaagatgtctcctggatggctgtgagtcggtgtctccccacccgagtgttcatgcacagaaggggcatagctccttatgacacctgcccctataagggttgcttggggaaggagacggaggctcacatctttagtgagtgcccctccgcccacagggtctggctcctgttttctccgttcctccacaggttcgccgttcctgcgcgggcgaccgcccagcagatcctatacggtccagccaagggaatctctacatctaccttgaggtgctggtggcgtgtcgtctgcgcagtgaagcaggcactgtgggagggacggaacatctgtttgttcaataagcaggagctggacccgatcgtcatcgcgcggaggggcatggtgtttgtaaaagactacgtcaatctggaggtccatcagaggggcaaggaggaagcctttaagaactggcgcatacaagatctgggggagctcaggatcccatga